The DNA window TCTTTTGTGTTAGATTCGGGCCAGAAATTTCCTCAACTGCCTTTTTTACCGCTTCACCAAGGGCAGAAAGCACTGCTCCTGTTATTGTAGGATTTGAGCCATCAAGGTAAACTGTAATTTTTGAACCATTGCCTACACCAGAAGCCGCAGACAAAAACTCATTTGTAAAATTTCCTGGGATGTAAATTAAAGCCCAAGCCTCTCTATTTTCCACCTGCCTTCTTGCATTCTCAAAATCCTGCTCCACTTTCAGATTCAAAACCTCTCGGTCTATGTTTTTGAAAATTTTATCTGAGAGATTAAAGTCCTTATGAGGAAAGAGTGGAAATTGTGTGGAATTCACGCCTGTATCTTCGCTAACAAATACCACGCTCACATTTTGTACTTCTCCTGAAAAAGTGTAGCCGAAAATGAGAATCATCAGCAAAGGCACAGCTAGAATAAATGCAAATGTTCTCTTATCATGTCTGAATTGGAAAAGAGCTCGTTTTGTAAATACTAGAACCCGCTTTGCCTTCATTTTCCCATCCCCCCCGCATAGTGAAGAAATACCTCTTCCAGCCCCTTAACACCAATTTCTGCCTTGAGTTTGTCGGGCTCCCCTTGTGCGATCAACTTACCGTTTCTCATCATCCCTACCCTGGTGCAATGTTCTGCCTCGTCCATGTAATGGGTGGTAAGAAAAATAGTGGTTCCATCCTTTTTGAGTTTGTGAAAATATTGCCAGAAGGAAACGCGTAGTTCCGGATCTACCCCTACAGTTGGCTCATCTAGAAACAAAATTTTCGGTTCGTGAATTAACGCACATGCTAAGCTAAGGCGATGCCGCATTCCGCCACTCAAATTTGTCACTAACACATTCTTCCACTTTGTCAGATTTATAAACTCAAGAAGTTCCTTTTCCCTCCTCTGGATGTCTGCATTCTCAAGTCCATAAATCTCACCAAACAGCAGAAGATTCTCATGCACTGTGTTATCCAGATAAAGTGCGGTCTCCTGGGGCATATAGCCCACCTTTTCTCTGTTTTTCCCGGAGGCAACACCACTGCCAAGCACATATGCCTCTCCAGATGTGGGCTTCATTATTCCATTCAAAATCTTCACAAGGGTGGTCTTACCGGCACCATTTGGTCCGAGCAAGCCGTAAATCTCGCCTGTTTTAACCCTCAAACTGACACAATCGAGGGCCACAAAGCTTCCGAATCTCTTGCTCAAGCCATCAACTCTTATTGCATCCTTCATAGTAATGGACAATGGATATAGAGATTTAGAGTTTTTGCATAGAGAAAGGGTTATATCCTGTTGATATATCAGCCAATATGGTGAAAGAATGCCAAAGACAAAGAAAAAAGCAAAGAAGATTGAAGAGGTTTTGCTCAGAAAAAAAGAATCAATCTGGAAAAAAGCTAGTAAAAAGGACATTGATAATTTCTTCAAGTATGCTGAAGGTTATAAGAAATTTATGAAAGATGCGAAAACAGAAAGGGAAACAGTTGCAAAGGTTGTAGAACTTGCAAGAGCCAATGGTTTCAGAGAGCTTTCGGAAATCAAGGAAATGAAACCAGGCGATAGATTTTACGAGGTGAATAAGGAGAAGATGGTGATTTTGGGTGTGGCAGGAAAAAAGAGCATAGGAGAAGGGCTTAACATTATTTCTGCGCATCTGGATTCACCGAGGCTTGACTTAAAACAGCTCCCGCTTTACGAAGATGGCGAGACAGAAATTGCCCTTTTCAAGACCCATTACTATGGTGGAATCAAGAAGTACCAGTGGGTTGCCTTCCCGCTTGCAATCCATGGCGTGGTTTATACAAAAGATGGGAAGAAAGTCACAATTAAAATAGGTGAAAAAGAAGGAGACCCGGTGTTCATCATCCCTGACTTGCTGCCGCACCTCGCAAGAAATGTACAGGGTGAGAGAAAGCTGTTTGATGGAATTAAAGGTGAGGAATTAAACATCATAGTGGGCTCAATTCCAGTGCAGGACGAGGATGCGAAACAGAAGGTGAAGGTGGCTGTGCTAGATTATCTTAACAAGAATTACGGAATTGTGGAAGAGGATTTTGTGTCTGCAGAACTTGAAGCTGTGCCTGCAGTAGCTCCCATGGACTCTGGTTTTGACAGAAGCTTTGTACTTGCCTACGGACAGGATGACAGGGTCTGCGTTTACACTGCACTCACTGCCCTGATGGAACTCAAGAAGCCAGATAGATGGTGTCTTGCAGTTTTCTTTGACAAGGAGGAGATTGGAAGTGCTGGCAATACCAGTGCGACCTCCTATTTCTTTGAGAATTTTGTGGCAAAACTCTGTGCAATGTGTTCAGAACATCACTGCGGCTGCGATGTGAAAGAAGTGCTGGAACGAAGCAAAGCATTGTCTGGTGATGTAGATGCCGGCGTTGATCCCACCTACAAAGAAGTCCATGACCTAAACAATGCTGCAAAGATGGGACATGGCATTGTGCTTACAAAATACACTGGCGTCGGTGGGAAATACAGTGCAAACGATGCCCATGCGGAATACATGGGAAAGGTGAGACAGATATTCAACAAGGCAGGCGTTGCCTGGCAGTCAGCTGAGCTCGGAAAAGTGGATGAAGGAGGTGGCGGCACTGTGTCCAAGTATCTTGCAGTTTACAATATGGACATTGTGGATTGTGGTCCAGCAGTGTTGAGTATGCATGCTCCGCTTGAAGTCACATCTAAGGCAGACCTGTATCACACACATCTTGCCTATCTGGCATTCTACGAAAACATGGACTAAATGTGCTCTGGCAAAAACTGGTCAATCTCATAATTTTTTATTTCTTTCAACCCGAGCAAGGCCTCTTGTGGTGTTAAAAGTGTTACTTTATAGTTTCCATAGTCCTCAAGCGCAATTCTCGGACAGGCAGTGCTGATGAGTACATCAAATCCAGTATAATTAAGAATTTCAGGTGTGAGAGTATTGAGCCACAACATCCTTGTGGCTTTATTATGCCTCTTCAGAATTTTCTCAAGATGTTTTGCAAGTTGAATTCGTTTCTGGCCTGGCTTTGTGCAGACCACAATTCCAATTTTTTTTGCGTCTTGCACTGCAAAGCTCTTTCCGATGCCTGCCTTCAAAAATTTCTCTCTGTCAAATTTTATTAGTTCAATTCTTCCAGATAAGTGATACCTGTAAACTGGTTTTGAAGTGAGCATCGCTATCCCCATTGGATGGAAAATTCCATCGCCAACAAAAATGTAGGAATCCACTGTGTCAGAGCATGCTGCAGCAGCACTCACATCACAGCCCAAGACCTGCCCTAGATGAATTGTGCGGTTTCTTGGTTCAGGGATATGGACCTTCTTACTCTCAGCTTCAAAAAATGTAGCGATTTTCTGGAGTTGTTTAACATACTGAACAGTCGTAAATAGACAGATTTGCTCTCCCATTTCTCCGGGTAATCCAGTAGGTGGCATCGGCTCTGCTCTGGAGTAGAGTTCAAGGAACAGAATTTTCTGAGTGGTTGCTAGGCCTGGTATTTTCGCATGTCCAAGTTGAACAAGCCCATCCACCTCTGACAGAGTGCTTATCTCTGGAAAATCACAGGCACCGAATGAGGGCTCTGCATATAGAACTGGTTCACCGTAAACAGAGAGTTCTTCAAGAATTTCGCTAGCTTGAGGGAGGATGCCAGCTGGTAACTGAACGCCAAACTTTTTTATTTTTTCTCGCAGAATCCATTCCTTGAGTTTTGCTGTATCATAGATGTAGGACCGCATAACGCTCATGGAATGCTTGAAATAAAGATAAAGGTAACGATGGGTAAAAGGCAATTGGCACGGGAATAACCAATGAGCCTGCAAAACATTTATTTATTTCTAAATTATATCATATTTATGAGAAGGTGATTTATGTGAGAGTAAATTGGCTTGCTCAGATAGTGTGTGCTGTTATGCTATTTTCATGCATAATTCCAAGCGTTACGAGACCTGCAGTGGGAGACGGCATTTCAATCCCTACCAGAGAGATTGATGTCCTCTTTGAAACCAGGCAACTGGCATACATAGAACTCAATCCAGACAGAACCCAGACAATAGACATGTTTGTGACAATGGTCTCACTAGACCCTGGCACTGAGATAAAGTATTTTGTACCCCTCAAAGCCAAGCCCACAATAAATGATGTGAAGATTGTTTCTGACGAGGAGTTTGAGCAACTCGGCATTAATGAGGCAAAGTCAACTGTGGAAAACTACAGCAATGGTAAAAAAGAATTTGATGCAAATGTGATGAAAGCAGCGTTAGGTTTCAGTATCTCCCAGTTGTTTACACCTCTTGCTGCAAGTGTATTTCTAATAAATTCAGCAGGTACTTACGCAGGTAGTTTGAGCGCACCCACGGTCTCCTACTCTACCTACGGCAATGGCTACAGTGTTTCTGTGCTCAATTTCTCCTCAAAGGAGTCGCTGAAAGAATTCATCTACAGCTTGAACCTCACAATTCCGCAAAAACTCTGGCATGTTATCAACAATTATGCTGACTACCATTTTGTGTACATAACGCTGAAAACAATGCCACCAGTGCCAGAAGAAGATTTCAATGAATTTGCACTTAGGTGTCCGAAGACACTTGCTGCCCTGAAAAATTTTACAAAAGAGAATCCTACTCTGTATTTTTACAGTTACGAAAGTGCATACGACTTCATTAACCATCCCTATTTTGTGAATGTGAAAAATACCTTCTATGGTGAGGCAGGTGAATCCACTAAACTCTACAACACACTGAACGAAATTATTGCTGTGCTTTACGGTTACGGGAAAGAATATGCTGGCCTTAAGATAAACATGAAGATGCCACTCGTGGATGGAAAGATTTACTATCCGCTGGGCACCTCCACATCATGGGAGGGAAACCAGCAAATCCAGGTGCTCATCGGAATGCCCTCCTCATTTATGCTGAAAGATAATCCTCGAGGCGGTTCCTATCTCTCGCTCCATGGTAAAAACTGCTACTATTTTGAGTTTTCAGGGACTGGACCTGATTTTGATATAGATGCAGAGGTCACAGAAGGGATTCACCTCCAGGGCACTGCTTACCAGATTTCCATGGTATTTTATC is part of the Thermoplasmata archaeon genome and encodes:
- a CDS encoding ABC transporter ATP-binding protein, translated to MKDAIRVDGLSKRFGSFVALDCVSLRVKTGEIYGLLGPNGAGKTTLVKILNGIMKPTSGEAYVLGSGVASGKNREKVGYMPQETALYLDNTVHENLLLFGEIYGLENADIQRREKELLEFINLTKWKNVLVTNLSGGMRHRLSLACALIHEPKILFLDEPTVGVDPELRVSFWQYFHKLKKDGTTIFLTTHYMDEAEHCTRVGMMRNGKLIAQGEPDKLKAEIGVKGLEEVFLHYAGGMGK
- a CDS encoding aminopeptidase: MPKTKKKAKKIEEVLLRKKESIWKKASKKDIDNFFKYAEGYKKFMKDAKTERETVAKVVELARANGFRELSEIKEMKPGDRFYEVNKEKMVILGVAGKKSIGEGLNIISAHLDSPRLDLKQLPLYEDGETEIALFKTHYYGGIKKYQWVAFPLAIHGVVYTKDGKKVTIKIGEKEGDPVFIIPDLLPHLARNVQGERKLFDGIKGEELNIIVGSIPVQDEDAKQKVKVAVLDYLNKNYGIVEEDFVSAELEAVPAVAPMDSGFDRSFVLAYGQDDRVCVYTALTALMELKKPDRWCLAVFFDKEEIGSAGNTSATSYFFENFVAKLCAMCSEHHCGCDVKEVLERSKALSGDVDAGVDPTYKEVHDLNNAAKMGHGIVLTKYTGVGGKYSANDAHAEYMGKVRQIFNKAGVAWQSAELGKVDEGGGGTVSKYLAVYNMDIVDCGPAVLSMHAPLEVTSKADLYHTHLAYLAFYENMD
- the dph2 gene encoding diphthamide biosynthesis enzyme Dph2, coding for MSVMRSYIYDTAKLKEWILREKIKKFGVQLPAGILPQASEILEELSVYGEPVLYAEPSFGACDFPEISTLSEVDGLVQLGHAKIPGLATTQKILFLELYSRAEPMPPTGLPGEMGEQICLFTTVQYVKQLQKIATFFEAESKKVHIPEPRNRTIHLGQVLGCDVSAAAACSDTVDSYIFVGDGIFHPMGIAMLTSKPVYRYHLSGRIELIKFDREKFLKAGIGKSFAVQDAKKIGIVVCTKPGQKRIQLAKHLEKILKRHNKATRMLWLNTLTPEILNYTGFDVLISTACPRIALEDYGNYKVTLLTPQEALLGLKEIKNYEIDQFLPEHI